One Microbacterium sp. zg-B96 genomic region harbors:
- a CDS encoding aldehyde dehydrogenase (NADP(+)), with amino-acid sequence MTTTAEQLDEIAAAAAAAAPVWRTSSAPDRAGWLRALADALDSAADELVPIADRETRLGETRLRGEVGRTTGQLRLFASVVEEGSYLELIVDDADAAATPPRPELRRMLTGVGPVAVFSASNFPFAFSVAGGDTASALAAGNPVIVKAHSGHPELSRRTAEIAAAALEAAGAPAGSLALVEGREAGNALVRHPVVRAAGFTGSVAGGRALFDLAGARPDPIPFYGELGSVNPVVITPAAVATRGAQLATGLAGSFTLGVGQFCTKPGVVFVPRGAGFEAAVAAAVVGAAGGPLLTDRITEAFPAGIDALTADGSVEVVARGAETPDGARPIVLATDAAAVADRPETLLEECFGPVTLLVRYDGDDDLHRALRAVPGSLTATLHAEEGDDVAETLALLQDRAGRVLFAGWPTGVAVTWSQQHGGPWPATTSLHTSVGATAIRRFLRPIAFQDAPERLLPPVLRDEALARLPHRRNGVLTVP; translated from the coding sequence ATGACCACCACCGCCGAACAGCTCGACGAGATCGCCGCCGCCGCCGCTGCCGCAGCGCCGGTGTGGCGCACCTCGTCGGCACCCGACCGCGCCGGATGGCTGCGCGCGCTCGCCGACGCGCTGGACAGCGCCGCCGACGAACTCGTGCCGATCGCCGACCGCGAGACGCGGCTGGGCGAAACCCGCCTGCGCGGCGAGGTCGGGCGCACCACGGGCCAGCTGCGGCTGTTCGCTTCTGTCGTAGAGGAGGGCTCGTACTTGGAGCTGATCGTCGACGACGCGGATGCCGCGGCCACCCCGCCGCGACCGGAACTGCGCCGCATGCTCACCGGGGTCGGGCCGGTCGCGGTGTTCTCGGCGTCAAACTTCCCGTTCGCGTTCTCGGTGGCAGGCGGCGACACCGCCTCCGCCCTCGCGGCGGGCAACCCCGTGATCGTGAAGGCGCACTCCGGGCACCCGGAGCTGTCGCGGCGCACCGCCGAGATCGCGGCCGCGGCGCTGGAGGCCGCCGGCGCGCCGGCCGGGTCGCTCGCGCTCGTGGAGGGGCGGGAGGCCGGGAACGCGCTGGTGCGGCATCCGGTCGTCCGCGCTGCCGGCTTCACCGGCTCGGTCGCCGGCGGGCGCGCGCTGTTCGACCTGGCCGGCGCCCGACCCGACCCGATCCCGTTCTACGGGGAGCTGGGCAGCGTCAATCCCGTCGTGATCACTCCCGCCGCCGTCGCCACGCGCGGCGCGCAGCTGGCGACCGGGCTGGCAGGATCGTTCACCCTCGGCGTCGGCCAGTTCTGCACCAAGCCCGGTGTGGTGTTCGTGCCGCGGGGAGCGGGATTCGAGGCGGCTGTCGCCGCTGCGGTCGTCGGCGCGGCGGGCGGGCCCCTGCTCACCGACCGCATCACCGAGGCGTTCCCGGCGGGCATCGACGCGCTCACCGCCGATGGGTCGGTCGAGGTCGTCGCCCGCGGTGCCGAGACCCCCGACGGAGCACGGCCGATCGTGCTGGCGACGGATGCCGCCGCCGTCGCCGACCGCCCCGAGACGCTGCTGGAGGAGTGCTTCGGGCCGGTGACGCTGCTGGTGCGCTACGACGGCGACGACGACCTGCACCGTGCGCTGCGCGCCGTGCCGGGAAGCCTCACCGCGACGCTGCACGCCGAGGAGGGCGACGACGTCGCCGAGACGCTCGCGCTGTTGCAGGATCGCGCCGGGCGGGTGCTCTTCGCGGGGTGGCCGACCGGGGTCGCCGTCACGTGGTCGCAGCAGCACGGCGGACCGTGGCCTGCCACGACGTCGCTGCACACGTCGGTCGGTGCGACCGCCATCCGGCGGTTCCTGCGGCCGATCGCGTTCCAGGACGCCCCGGAGCGCCTGCTGCCGCCGGTGCTGCGCGACGAGGCGCTCGCGCGGCTGCCACACCGTCGCAACGGCGTGCTGACAGTGCCGTAG
- a CDS encoding substrate-binding domain-containing protein encodes MLDVAARAGVSGQTVSRVVNASPRVDPVTRERVEQAMAELGYRPHRAARALRTGRTQTIGLVATTLATIGNSRMLQAVVEAAAGRGYAVTVVTLDAASGIGDAFARLRDQGVDGAIVLNEATAVVRDATAPADLALVVVDSPPDDRFAVVRTDHAAGARAATEHLLALGHATVWHLAGPEASFAAGERERGWRAALAGAGREVPPVVRGDWTAASGREAVAALGAPDAELTAIFAANDQMALGALRALADAGRRVPEEVSVVGFDDVADAADYRPPLTTVRQDFDELGAAAVAALVDAIEGAGHASVLLPATLVPRASTAPPPSAAPSRAPSRA; translated from the coding sequence ATGCTCGACGTCGCCGCGCGCGCCGGTGTCTCCGGGCAGACCGTCTCGCGCGTGGTCAACGCGAGCCCCCGCGTGGATCCTGTCACGCGGGAACGGGTGGAGCAGGCCATGGCCGAACTGGGCTACCGGCCGCACCGAGCCGCGCGGGCGCTGCGCACCGGCCGCACCCAGACCATCGGCCTGGTCGCGACGACGCTCGCGACCATCGGCAACTCCCGCATGCTGCAGGCCGTCGTCGAGGCCGCGGCCGGCCGCGGCTATGCCGTCACGGTGGTGACCCTCGATGCGGCATCCGGCATCGGCGACGCGTTCGCGCGCCTGCGCGACCAGGGTGTGGACGGGGCCATCGTGCTCAACGAGGCCACCGCCGTCGTGCGGGACGCGACTGCGCCGGCGGACCTTGCGCTCGTCGTCGTGGATTCGCCGCCGGACGACCGGTTCGCCGTCGTGCGCACCGACCACGCTGCCGGCGCCCGGGCGGCGACCGAGCACCTGCTCGCGCTGGGCCACGCGACCGTGTGGCACCTCGCCGGCCCCGAGGCGTCGTTCGCGGCGGGGGAGCGCGAACGCGGCTGGCGGGCGGCACTGGCAGGCGCAGGCCGTGAAGTGCCGCCGGTGGTGCGGGGCGATTGGACTGCGGCATCCGGGCGCGAGGCGGTCGCGGCGCTGGGCGCTCCCGACGCCGAGCTCACGGCGATCTTCGCCGCGAACGACCAGATGGCGCTGGGTGCGCTGCGGGCGCTGGCCGACGCCGGCCGCCGCGTGCCGGAGGAGGTCAGCGTCGTCGGGTTCGACGATGTCGCGGATGCCGCCGACTACCGGCCGCCGCTGACGACGGTCCGACAGGACTTCGACGAGCTGGGGGCTGCGGCCGTCGCCGCGCTCGTGGACGCGATCGAGGGCGCCGGCCATGCGTCGGTGCTGCTGCCCGCGACCCTCGTGCCGCGCGCGAGCACCGCGCCGCCGCCGAGCGCCGCACCGTCACGAGCACCGTCGCGAGCGTAG
- a CDS encoding beta-galactosidase family protein, producing MTSRFQIGETDFLLDGEPHRIISGAMHYPRVHPDLWRDRLRKAKLMGLNAIETYVFWNAHEPVPGQWDASGALDLGRFLDLIAEEGMHAIVRPGPYVCAEWHNGGLPTWLTADTEMTLRSSDPTYLAAVTSYLDRVNAIVAPRQIDQGGSVILVQIENEYGAYGSDKAYLAELIRVTRAAGITVPLTQVDQPIPHMLTGGAHEGLHKTGSFGARISERLTTLREHQPTGPLMCMEFWCGWFDHWGEKHHTTTFADSARDLDELLTSGASVNIYMVHGGTNFGLTNGANDSGRYLPMVTSYDYDSPISESGDITEKFRAFRDVIAKHAPVPDEPLPEPVDAPVLSVPLESVGDPLPLVAIDRGTFATPPTLDELGPQLVLAEYAAAIDTDRTRVLEADVRDYAWVSVDDRPTGILQRTIGDLALPVPAGSELRMLVEETGRVNYDTKIGEPKGIVGDVRLDGEPIAGLWHVRTFDVPALAQAVADAAPGGTLAGGRAAGPVGLRGSFELAASADLFLDTAGWGKGYAWVNGFFLGRYWRRGPQRTLYVPGPVTRAGRNDLVIVELETLTDATARFVARPNLGHEVE from the coding sequence ATGACCTCCCGCTTCCAGATCGGCGAGACCGACTTCCTGCTCGACGGCGAGCCGCACCGGATCATCTCCGGCGCGATGCATTACCCGCGCGTGCACCCTGACCTGTGGCGCGACCGGCTGCGCAAGGCGAAGCTCATGGGGCTGAACGCCATCGAGACCTATGTCTTCTGGAACGCACACGAACCCGTCCCGGGTCAGTGGGATGCCAGCGGCGCGCTGGACCTCGGCCGGTTCCTCGACCTCATCGCCGAGGAGGGCATGCACGCGATCGTGCGTCCCGGGCCCTACGTCTGCGCCGAGTGGCACAACGGCGGCCTGCCCACCTGGCTCACCGCCGACACCGAGATGACGCTGCGCAGCTCCGACCCGACCTACCTCGCGGCGGTGACGAGCTATCTCGACCGGGTCAACGCGATCGTCGCACCCCGGCAGATCGATCAGGGCGGCAGCGTCATCCTGGTGCAGATCGAGAACGAGTACGGCGCCTACGGCTCCGACAAGGCGTATCTGGCCGAGCTCATCCGGGTGACCCGGGCGGCGGGCATCACGGTGCCGCTGACCCAGGTGGACCAGCCGATCCCCCACATGCTCACCGGCGGCGCGCACGAGGGCCTGCACAAGACCGGGTCGTTCGGCGCCCGCATCTCCGAGCGCCTCACCACGCTCCGCGAACATCAGCCGACAGGTCCGCTGATGTGCATGGAGTTCTGGTGCGGCTGGTTCGACCACTGGGGCGAGAAGCACCACACCACGACGTTCGCCGACTCGGCCCGCGACCTCGATGAGCTGCTCACCTCGGGTGCATCGGTGAACATCTACATGGTGCACGGCGGCACGAACTTCGGCCTCACCAACGGCGCGAACGACTCCGGGCGGTACCTCCCGATGGTCACCTCTTACGACTACGACTCCCCCATCTCCGAATCCGGCGACATCACCGAGAAGTTCCGCGCGTTCCGTGACGTGATCGCCAAGCACGCCCCCGTGCCGGACGAGCCACTCCCCGAGCCCGTCGACGCGCCGGTACTGTCCGTGCCACTGGAGTCCGTCGGCGACCCGCTGCCCCTCGTCGCCATCGACCGCGGCACGTTCGCCACCCCGCCCACGCTCGACGAGCTGGGCCCGCAGCTGGTGCTGGCCGAGTACGCGGCGGCCATCGACACCGACCGCACCCGCGTGCTCGAGGCCGACGTGCGCGACTACGCCTGGGTGTCGGTCGACGACCGGCCCACCGGCATCCTGCAGCGCACGATCGGCGACCTGGCCCTGCCTGTTCCTGCCGGCAGTGAGCTGCGGATGCTCGTGGAGGAGACCGGCCGGGTCAACTACGACACCAAGATCGGCGAGCCCAAGGGGATCGTCGGCGACGTGCGCCTGGATGGCGAGCCGATCGCCGGCCTGTGGCACGTACGCACATTCGATGTCCCCGCTCTCGCGCAGGCGGTCGCGGATGCCGCGCCCGGCGGCACACTCGCGGGCGGCCGCGCCGCGGGGCCGGTGGGCTTGCGAGGGTCCTTCGAGCTCGCGGCATCCGCAGATCTCTTCCTCGACACCGCCGGCTGGGGCAAGGGCTACGCCTGGGTCAACGGGTTCTTCCTCGGCCGCTACTGGCGCCGCGGCCCGCAGCGCACGCTCTACGTGCCCGGCCCCGTCACCCGCGCCGGCCGCAACGACCTCGTCATCGTCGAACTCGAGACGCTCACCGATGCGACGGCGCGCTTCGTCGCCCGTCCCAACTTGGGACACGAGGTGGAGTAG
- the galE gene encoding UDP-glucose 4-epimerase GalE, with protein sequence MSWLVTGGAGYIGAHVVRALASAGLDPVVIDDLSSGHASFVPEGVPFVQGTILDRELVTTTLRDHGVEGVIHVAGYKYAGVSVKRPLHTYEQNVDGTRVVLQAMADAGVDKLVFSSSAAVYGTPDVELVVEDLPKRPASPYGESKLIGEWLIRDQAVATADADKPLRHTSLRYFNVVGSGDPTVYDTSPHNLFPLVFEALIEGRTPRINGDDYDTPDGTNVRDYVHVADIAAAHVVAAERLSAGEPLEAAYNLGSRNGLSVRQIMDAMARVTGIDFTPEIAPRRAGDPDRIVATGELAARDLNWENRYSVDEMVRTGWEARRAAD encoded by the coding sequence ATGTCTTGGCTTGTCACCGGCGGTGCCGGTTATATCGGTGCCCACGTCGTCCGCGCACTCGCTTCGGCGGGGCTTGACCCCGTCGTCATCGACGACCTCTCCAGCGGCCACGCGTCGTTCGTGCCCGAGGGGGTGCCGTTCGTGCAGGGGACGATCCTTGACCGCGAGCTGGTCACGACGACCCTCCGCGACCACGGCGTCGAAGGCGTCATCCACGTCGCCGGGTACAAGTACGCCGGGGTGTCGGTCAAGCGTCCGCTGCACACCTACGAGCAGAACGTCGATGGTACGCGCGTCGTGCTGCAGGCGATGGCGGATGCCGGTGTCGACAAGCTGGTCTTCTCCTCGTCGGCCGCCGTCTACGGCACGCCCGATGTCGAGCTCGTCGTCGAGGACCTCCCCAAGCGCCCCGCTTCCCCTTATGGCGAGTCGAAGCTGATCGGCGAGTGGCTCATCCGCGACCAGGCAGTGGCGACGGCGGATGCCGACAAGCCGCTGCGCCACACGTCGCTGCGGTACTTCAACGTCGTCGGCTCCGGCGACCCGACGGTGTACGACACCAGCCCGCACAACCTGTTCCCGCTGGTGTTCGAGGCGCTCATCGAGGGCCGCACACCCCGCATCAACGGCGACGACTACGACACCCCCGACGGCACGAACGTGCGCGACTACGTGCACGTGGCCGACATCGCCGCCGCTCACGTCGTGGCGGCCGAGCGCCTGTCCGCCGGTGAACCGCTGGAAGCGGCCTACAACCTGGGTTCGCGCAACGGCCTGTCGGTGCGGCAGATCATGGATGCCATGGCGCGCGTCACCGGCATCGACTTCACGCCCGAGATCGCGCCGCGTCGTGCCGGCGACCCGGACCGCATCGTCGCCACCGGCGAGCTCGCGGCCCGCGACCTGAACTGGGAGAACCGGTACTCCGTCGACGAGATGGTGCGCACCGGCTGGGAAGCCCGCCGCGCGGCGGACTGA